From a region of the Melospiza georgiana isolate bMelGeo1 chromosome 23, bMelGeo1.pri, whole genome shotgun sequence genome:
- the CAMK1G gene encoding calcium/calmodulin-dependent protein kinase type 1G isoform X2 gives MGRKEEEGSGSWKKQTSNIRKTFIFMEALGSGAFSEVFLVKQKSTGQLFALKCIKKSPLNRDSSLENEIAVLKKIKHENIVTLEDIYESTTHFYLVMQLVSGGELFDRILERGVYTEKDASLVIHQVLTAVKYLHENGIVHRDLKPENLLYLTPEENSKIMITDFGLSKMEQNGIMSTACGTPGYVAPEVLAQKPYSKAVDCWSIGVITYILLCGYPPFYEETESKLFEKIKEGYYEFESPFWDDISESAKDFIRHLLEKNPSARFTCEEALRHPWINGNTALHRDIYPSVSAQIQKNFAKSKWRQAFNAAAVVHHMKKLHMSGHGAAEGSVPAPETPEPPRPSSPSGTSPTAAPGDDKDTAQGSSQGRSNPPRPPQETEMGEEKLPSPPEEGPLPRDSSLTLLDTPIPSEEGPLPRDSSLALPTTPRLVLPDSHSPLEEEGPLPRDTPSPPEEGPLPRDSSLALPDSHSPPGRSSCGCSPSCVGHEKSKASSCSETVLLKKSSRSHHFKSEVLVPVKTSKHSSHCGTGQTGVCLIM, from the exons ATGGGGCgcaaggaggaggaaggcagcgGCTCCTGGAAGAAGCAGACGAGCAACATCCGCAAAACCTTCATCTTCATGGAGGCCCTGGGCTC AGGTGCCTTCTCAGAAGTTTTCCTGGTGAAGCAGAAGAGCACTGGCCAGCTCTTTGCTCTGAAATGCATCAAGAAGTCTCCTCTCaacagggacagcagcctggAGAATGAAATAGCAGTGCTGAAAAA GATAAAGCATGAAAACATTGTGACTCTGGAGGATATTTATGAGAGCACAACCCACTTCTACCTGGTCATGCAGCT GGTGTCTGGGGGAGAGCTGTTTGACAGGATCCTGGAGCGGGGAGTGTACACGGAGAAGGACGCGAGTCTGGTGATCCACCAGGTGCTGACAGCTGTGAAATACCTGCATGAGAATGGCATCGTGCACCGGGACCTCAAG CCTGAGAACCTGCTGTACCTCACCCCCGAGGAGAACTCCAAAATCATGATCACGGATTTTGGCCTGTCGAAAATGGAGCAGAATGGGATCATGTCCACGGCCTGTGGGACCCCAGGATACGTGg cccccGAGGTGCTGGCCCAGAAGCCCTACAGCAAAGCCGTGGATTGCTGGTCCATCGGGGTCATCACCTACATCCT gctctgtggGTACCCTCCTTTCTACGAGGAAACCGAATCCAAACTCTTTGAGAAGATCAAGGAAGGCTACTACGAGTTCGAGTCTCCGTTTTGGGACGATATCTCCGAGTCAG CCAAGGACTTCATCCGGCACCTCCTGGAGAAGAACCCGAGCGCGAGGTTCACCTGCGAGGAGGCCCTGAGGCACCcgtg GATTAATGGAAATACAGCCCTTCACCGTGACATCTACCCATCTGTCAGCGCTCAGATCCAGAAAAACTTTGCAAAGAGCAAATGGAGG CAAGCCTTCAACGCCGCGGCCGTCGTGCACCACATGAAGAAGCTGCACATGAGCGGCCACGGGGCGGCCgagggctctgtccctgccccagagacccccgagccccccaggcccagcagcccctcGGGGACCTCCCCAACAGCAGCGCCAGGAGATGACAaggacacagctcagggctCCTCTCAGGGGCGCTCAAACCCACCCAGACCCCCTCAGGAGACAGAAATGGGGGAGGAAAAGCTGCCAAGCCCCCCAGAGGAGGGacccctgcccagggacagcagcctgACCCTGTTGGATACCCCTATCCCCTCAGAGGAGGGacccctgcccagggacagcagcctggCCCTACCAACCACCCCCAGACTGGTCCTGCCAGACAGCCACAGCcccctggaggaggagggacccctgcccagggacacccccagccccccagaGGAGGGacccctgcccagggacagcagcctggccctgccagacagccacagccccccgggcaggagctcctgtggctgcagcccctcctgtgtgGGCCATGAGAAGAGCAAGGCGTCCTCCTGCTCCGAGACAGTGCTGCTCAAAAAGTCGTCAAGATCCCA CCATTTCAAGTCAGAGGTTCTCGTTCCAGTGAAAACCAGTAAACACTCGTCTCACTGTGGCACTGGGCAAACTGGAGTTTGTTTGATCATGTGA
- the CAMK1G gene encoding calcium/calmodulin-dependent protein kinase type 1G isoform X1 gives MGRKEEEGSGSWKKQTSNIRKTFIFMEALGSGAFSEVFLVKQKSTGQLFALKCIKKSPLNRDSSLENEIAVLKKIKHENIVTLEDIYESTTHFYLVMQLVSGGELFDRILERGVYTEKDASLVIHQVLTAVKYLHENGIVHRDLKPENLLYLTPEENSKIMITDFGLSKMEQNGIMSTACGTPGYVAPEVLAQKPYSKAVDCWSIGVITYILLCGYPPFYEETESKLFEKIKEGYYEFESPFWDDISESAKDFIRHLLEKNPSARFTCEEALRHPWINGNTALHRDIYPSVSAQIQKNFAKSKWRQAFNAAAVVHHMKKLHMSGHGAAEGSVPAPETPEPPRPSSPSGTSPTAAPGDDKDTAQGSSQGRSNPPRPPQETEMGEEKLPSPPEEGPLPRDSSLTLLDTPIPSEEGPLPRDSSLALPTTPRLVLPDSHSPLEEEGPLPRDTPSPPEEGPLPRDSSLALPDSHSPPGRSSCGCSPSCVGHEKSKASSCSETVLLKKSSRSHSHFKSEVLVPVKTSKHSSHCGTGQTGVCLIM, from the exons ATGGGGCgcaaggaggaggaaggcagcgGCTCCTGGAAGAAGCAGACGAGCAACATCCGCAAAACCTTCATCTTCATGGAGGCCCTGGGCTC AGGTGCCTTCTCAGAAGTTTTCCTGGTGAAGCAGAAGAGCACTGGCCAGCTCTTTGCTCTGAAATGCATCAAGAAGTCTCCTCTCaacagggacagcagcctggAGAATGAAATAGCAGTGCTGAAAAA GATAAAGCATGAAAACATTGTGACTCTGGAGGATATTTATGAGAGCACAACCCACTTCTACCTGGTCATGCAGCT GGTGTCTGGGGGAGAGCTGTTTGACAGGATCCTGGAGCGGGGAGTGTACACGGAGAAGGACGCGAGTCTGGTGATCCACCAGGTGCTGACAGCTGTGAAATACCTGCATGAGAATGGCATCGTGCACCGGGACCTCAAG CCTGAGAACCTGCTGTACCTCACCCCCGAGGAGAACTCCAAAATCATGATCACGGATTTTGGCCTGTCGAAAATGGAGCAGAATGGGATCATGTCCACGGCCTGTGGGACCCCAGGATACGTGg cccccGAGGTGCTGGCCCAGAAGCCCTACAGCAAAGCCGTGGATTGCTGGTCCATCGGGGTCATCACCTACATCCT gctctgtggGTACCCTCCTTTCTACGAGGAAACCGAATCCAAACTCTTTGAGAAGATCAAGGAAGGCTACTACGAGTTCGAGTCTCCGTTTTGGGACGATATCTCCGAGTCAG CCAAGGACTTCATCCGGCACCTCCTGGAGAAGAACCCGAGCGCGAGGTTCACCTGCGAGGAGGCCCTGAGGCACCcgtg GATTAATGGAAATACAGCCCTTCACCGTGACATCTACCCATCTGTCAGCGCTCAGATCCAGAAAAACTTTGCAAAGAGCAAATGGAGG CAAGCCTTCAACGCCGCGGCCGTCGTGCACCACATGAAGAAGCTGCACATGAGCGGCCACGGGGCGGCCgagggctctgtccctgccccagagacccccgagccccccaggcccagcagcccctcGGGGACCTCCCCAACAGCAGCGCCAGGAGATGACAaggacacagctcagggctCCTCTCAGGGGCGCTCAAACCCACCCAGACCCCCTCAGGAGACAGAAATGGGGGAGGAAAAGCTGCCAAGCCCCCCAGAGGAGGGacccctgcccagggacagcagcctgACCCTGTTGGATACCCCTATCCCCTCAGAGGAGGGacccctgcccagggacagcagcctggCCCTACCAACCACCCCCAGACTGGTCCTGCCAGACAGCCACAGCcccctggaggaggagggacccctgcccagggacacccccagccccccagaGGAGGGacccctgcccagggacagcagcctggccctgccagacagccacagccccccgggcaggagctcctgtggctgcagcccctcctgtgtgGGCCATGAGAAGAGCAAGGCGTCCTCCTGCTCCGAGACAGTGCTGCTCAAAAAGTCGTCAAGATCCCA CAGCCATTTCAAGTCAGAGGTTCTCGTTCCAGTGAAAACCAGTAAACACTCGTCTCACTGTGGCACTGGGCAAACTGGAGTTTGTTTGATCATGTGA